One window of Hymenobacter sp. BRD128 genomic DNA carries:
- a CDS encoding nitroreductase, which produces MRLLGPYHWVIGNDPRGWLPVVDPTQRETMLSLGAFAQCLEYAAAHFGYQCRWRVRATTRQAADVLEVRLERRPGPAYPDLTGLLGRRTLRTDFSPVPIQPADVQQLTGGEAAHCRFLAPASGPGRDLTAATLAANQHQTARDPAQCELAHWVRWDAAAVLRHRDGLTAAGMGIEGPAGWLVRHFYDSARVLTPDFRARGLAKITGQLATHGGWLVLTSPGESVPALLAAGRRLARIWLRAKALNIGIHPMTQVLEEAPGPAGLGQYLGLGAPVQFVLRLGYVESYDAPVSPRRPVEWFVRT; this is translated from the coding sequence GTGCGCCTGCTAGGGCCCTACCACTGGGTTATCGGCAACGACCCGCGCGGCTGGCTGCCGGTGGTAGACCCCACCCAGCGCGAAACCATGCTGTCGCTGGGGGCCTTTGCGCAGTGTTTGGAGTATGCCGCCGCTCACTTTGGCTACCAGTGCCGCTGGCGGGTGCGGGCCACTACCCGGCAGGCGGCCGACGTGCTGGAGGTGCGGCTCGAGCGCCGGCCCGGCCCCGCTTACCCTGACCTCACGGGGCTGCTGGGCCGGCGCACGCTGCGCACCGATTTTTCGCCCGTGCCTATTCAGCCCGCCGATGTGCAGCAGCTGACCGGCGGCGAAGCTGCGCACTGCCGTTTTCTGGCTCCCGCCTCGGGGCCGGGCCGCGACCTCACGGCCGCCACGCTGGCCGCCAACCAGCACCAAACCGCCCGCGACCCCGCCCAGTGCGAGCTGGCCCACTGGGTGCGCTGGGATGCCGCCGCCGTGCTGCGCCACCGCGACGGCCTTACGGCCGCCGGCATGGGCATCGAGGGGCCCGCCGGCTGGCTGGTGCGGCATTTCTACGACAGTGCCCGCGTGCTAACGCCCGATTTTCGGGCCCGCGGGCTAGCCAAAATAACCGGCCAGCTAGCCACCCACGGCGGCTGGCTCGTGCTCACCAGCCCCGGCGAGTCGGTGCCCGCGCTGTTGGCGGCCGGCCGCCGGCTGGCGCGCATTTGGCTGCGGGCCAAGGCTTTGAATATCGGTATTCATCCCATGACGCAGGTGCTCGAAGAAGCGCCCGGCCCCGCCGGCCTGGGCCAGTATCTGGGTTTGGGCGCGCCGGTGCAATTCGTGCTGCGCCTGGGCTACGTGGAGAGCTACGACGCTCCCGTGAGCCCGCGCCGCCCCGTCGAGTGGTTTGTGCGCACCTGA
- a CDS encoding general stress protein, with translation MAALVVVLEGAVAGGTISALAGALASIGISENSVLDYETEIKAGKFLLLAHGTAAEVARAREILGVGALATA, from the coding sequence GTGGCCGCGCTGGTGGTGGTCCTTGAGGGCGCGGTGGCGGGCGGCACAATTAGCGCGCTGGCCGGGGCGCTGGCCAGCATTGGCATTTCCGAAAACAGCGTGCTCGACTACGAGACGGAAATCAAGGCCGGCAAATTTCTGCTCCTCGCCCACGGCACGGCCGCCGAGGTAGCCAGGGCCCGTGAAATCCTGGGCGTGGGCGCGCTTGCCACAGCGTAG
- a CDS encoding general stress protein, whose amino-acid sequence MNNDPVLSALYDTHAQAEQAVKKLQASGYNLQNLSIVGQEYHTEEKVVGYYNLGDRMLSWGSTGAFWGGIWSLLFGSAFFLVPG is encoded by the coding sequence ATGAATAATGACCCCGTACTATCGGCCCTCTACGATACCCACGCGCAAGCCGAGCAGGCCGTTAAGAAGCTGCAAGCCAGCGGCTACAACCTGCAAAATCTCTCGATTGTGGGCCAGGAATACCACACCGAAGAAAAGGTAGTGGGCTACTACAACCTCGGCGACCGGATGCTGAGCTGGGGCAGCACCGGCGCGTTTTGGGGCGGCATCTGGAGCCTGCTGTTCGGCTCCGCCTTTTTCCTGGTGCCGGGGTAG
- a CDS encoding BLUF domain-containing protein, whose translation MGLYHLFYHSQARLPFDQAALTALLHQARAFNREHRLSGLLLHTPDDRFFQILEGEETVVRALYYDHIVADPRHQHCRLLGPGPATSAALPTGTWASGWPTPRSCARYWPPPRPIRWCCLPRSPACAPSC comes from the coding sequence ATGGGCCTCTATCACTTATTTTACCACAGCCAGGCGCGGCTGCCCTTCGACCAGGCTGCCCTTACGGCCCTGCTGCACCAGGCCCGCGCCTTTAACCGCGAGCACCGCCTCTCGGGCCTGCTGCTGCACACGCCCGACGACCGCTTTTTTCAGATTCTGGAGGGCGAAGAAACCGTGGTGCGGGCCTTGTACTACGACCACATCGTGGCCGACCCGCGCCACCAGCACTGCCGCCTGCTAGGGCCGGGGCCTGCGACGAGCGCAGCTTTGCCGACTGGAACATGGGCTTCCGGGTGGCCAACGCCCAGGAGCTGCGCGCGCTACTGGCCGCCGCCACGCCCCATACGCTGGTGCTGTTTGCCCCGCAGCCCCGCGTGCGCCCCCAGCTGCTGA
- a CDS encoding thioredoxin, which produces MHSPTPASTSQQPAEAAVLLVLLPPVGTAQPVRAATLTALKALQAQLGPAIRVLTVDEGTNPVVVHSFPPLDLPAFVLVRQGVELWRQQGLPEGEFIVAQLLDKLAVPPARAGAGSC; this is translated from the coding sequence ATGCACTCACCTACCCCTGCGTCAACTTCCCAGCAGCCCGCCGAGGCGGCGGTACTGCTGGTGCTGCTGCCGCCCGTGGGCACGGCCCAGCCAGTGCGGGCGGCTACGCTGACGGCCCTAAAGGCGCTGCAAGCGCAGCTGGGGCCAGCCATCCGGGTGCTTACGGTGGATGAGGGCACCAACCCGGTGGTGGTGCACAGCTTCCCTCCCCTCGATTTGCCGGCCTTCGTGCTGGTGCGGCAAGGCGTCGAGCTGTGGCGGCAGCAGGGCCTGCCCGAAGGCGAGTTCATCGTGGCCCAGCTGCTGGACAAGCTCGCGGTGCCTCCTGCTCGGGCGGGGGCCGGCAGCTGCTAG